The genomic window TTTTTATTCCTCTATTTAGTGTGTTACTATAATCTATAAATTCATATATATCTTCTTCAAATAAAGTACAAAATTGTTTAAGTGCTTCCATGTCTAGTTCCTCTATTGCTTTATCATTTTCCTCACAATATATAACTATTGCACCTATAACTCCATGAGCATCCCTAAAAGCCATCCCCTTGTTTACAAGGTAATCAGCTGCTTCAGTTGCATTTAAAAATCCTTTTTTTACAGCTTTGTACATATTATCTTTTTTAACCTTAATACCTTTTAACATTCCACTCATAACTTTAACACACTTTAATACAGTATCTATTCCATCAAAGAAAGGTTCCTTATCCTCCTGCATATCTTTATTATATGCAAGAGGTATCCCCTTCATAGTAGTTAATAAACTCATTAAATCGCCATAAACCCTACCACTTTTACCTCTTATAAGTTCAGCTGCATCTGGATTTTTCTTTTGAGGCATTATGCTACTTCCTGTTGAAAAATCATCACTTATTTGTATGAAATTAAATTCTTTACTGCTCCACAAAATTACCTCTTCACTTAATCTGCTAAGGTGGACCATTATTATAGAAAAGCAAGACAAAAGCTCAAGTAAATAATCTCTATCACTTACACCATCCATAAAATTATCTACTGGTTTCTTGAAACCTAACTCTTTAGCCGTAAGCTCTCTATCTGTATTATAAGTAGTGCCTGCCAAAGCACAACATCCAAGGGGACTTTCATCCATTATATCTAAAGCATTTAATATTCTTTTTTCATCTCTTAAAAACATATTATGATATGCCATCATGTGATGTTTAAAAGTTACCACTTGTGCTCTTTGAAGATGAGTATATCCTGGCATGATATATGGATTTTCTTCACCTAGATTTTTAATAGTTAAAAGTAACTCCTTCAAAGCCTCAATTACTTCATTTGCTTTCTTTTTAGAATATAATCTCATATCTACAGCCACTTGATCATTTCTGCTTCTTGCTGTATGAAGTTTCTTACCAACATCTCCAACCCTTTTTATAAGATTTATTTCCATAAAACTATGAATATCTTCATAATCCCCTTCTATTCTTAATAAACCTTTTTCTATATCTGAAAGTATATCCTGAAGTCCTTTTACTATTGTACTGCATTCATCTTTAGTTAATATATTACACTTAGTAAGCATTTTAACATGAGCTATGCTACCAGTAATATCTTCATAATATAATTTCTTATCAAAACTTAAAGAGCTATTAAAATCCTCCATAAGCTTACTTTCAGAATCCTTGAATCTTCCACCCCAAAGTTTCATATTAACTACCTCTACTATCCATTTGTTATTTATTATTTATCATTGCATTTATTTTACTTGGAAGTCCAAATAATTTAATAAAACCTTCTGCATCTTTATGATCATATAAATCACTTGCTCCAAAAGATGAAATACTCTCATCATATAAAGCATGAGGTGATTCCATACCTGCTATCATTATATTTCCTTTGTAAAGTTTTAGCTTTACATTACCTGTTACGTTTTGTTGAGTTGTATCAACAAAAGCATCTAAAGAGTCTTTAAGTTTTGTAAACCATAATCCATTATAAACTAGTTCACCATATTTTTGTGAAATCATTTGTTTAAATTGGAAAGTATCTTTATCTAAAGTTAAATGTTCTAATTCCTTATGAGCTTCATATAAAATAGTTCCTCCTGGTGTTTCATAAACTCCTCTTGATTTCATTCCTACAAGTCTGTTTTCAAGAAGATCTATAACACCTATACCATTTTCAGCTCCTAATTTATTTAGCACTTGAACTATTTCTACAGGAGTTAACTCTTTTCCATCTACTTTCTTTGGCACTCCATTTTCAAAATATATTTCTACATAAGTAACTTCATCCTTAGCTTGTTCTGGTGGAGTAACCATAAGGTACATATCTAATTTATGCTCATTTTTTAAATTTTCTAAGTCTCCACCTTCGTGGCTTATGTGCCATATATTTCTATCTCTTGAATATATCTTTTCCTTTGTTACAGGAACTTCTATTCCATTTGCATTTGCATAATCAATAGCATCTTCTCTTGATTTTATATCCCAAATTCTCCAAGGAGCAATTATTTGTATTGATGGATCTATTGATGCTATCCCCACTTCAAATCTAACTTGGTCATTTCCTTTTCCCGTACATCCATGACAAATGTATTTTGCTCCTTCCTTGTGAGCTATCTCTACCAATTTTTTAGCTATTAATGGTCTTGCAAAAGATGTTCCTAATAGATACTTTCCTTCATAAGTAGCATTTGCTTTAAGCCCTTTGAATATATATTCTTCTACAAATTCATTTGTTACATCTTCTACATATGCCTTTTCTGCTCCAGATTTTAATGCCTTTGCTTCTACCCCATCAAGATCTTCATCTTGCCCAACATTTACACAACAAGCAATAACTTGTAAATCATAATTTTCCTTTAACCATGGAATTATTATTGATGTATCTAATCCTCCTGAATATGCTAAAACAACTTTATCTTTCATATATAAAACCCCCTAATTACTATTATTTTAAATTTCACTTGTTTTGTTTTTTATTTTTATACATATACTATGCATGTATTTTTTCTTTAAATCACCACAATACACACATATCTGTTTGTTGCTATGATATGATTATATAACATTGTTTATATTTATGCAATATGTTTTTATAATTATACATATATTTTATAAAAAAGCCACCTTATCTCAGGTGGCTAGTTTGAAAATTTATACTCTACAGATTTTATAAATATAAATTTAATCCATAGACCAATAATATTGTACCAACAACTACAATAATCATATTTTGCTTTTTCAAAAGTAATACACTTGCAAATGCTCCTCCAATTACTGCTGTAGTCATCTTTCCAGTGGAATAAAGTATTTCTGGGAATAAAAGTCCACTTAAAGCAGCATATGGAATATATTTTAAAAATGAATCAAAGAACTTATTTAATTTATTTTCTTTGTGCAAAAGCAATGGTACAGCTCTTGTAAGATAAGTTACTATGGCTGCAATTAATATAGTTATGAGTACTTTATTCATTACATACACCTTCTTCCATTGGAATAAATTTTGCACCTATGAGAGACGCTAATACTATTGTTATAACTATTCTCCAATTACCACAAATCTTATTTAAAAATGGAACCCAATATATAATAGAACTTATAATCATAGCAATAATTGAAACCGTAGCTATTTTCATTGATCCCTTAATCGCAGGCAAAAGTAATCCTAAAAACATAATATAAATTGCAATGCCAATACTACTAGAGATTGATTTAGGTAGTATATTAGCTAAAATTACTCCTGTTAACGTTCCTCCTACCCATCCTATATGAGAAATAAATTGTACTCCAAACATAAAAGATGGTTCCAATTCATCCTTTGTCATAGATACTACAAAGACTTCATCTGTAAGTCCAAAAGCTAATAAGCCTTTTATCTTCTTTTTAATAGAACTACTTAATTTATTTGCAACACAAAAAGACATGAGTAAATATCTAGCATTAATCATAAAAGTAGTTAAAATTATATTACCTATTCCGCTACCTTGAGCTAGCATACTAACTCCAATAAATTGTGAAGCTCCTGAAAAATTAGTAAAAGCCATCGCTACTGCTAGTCCACCATTCAAACCAGAAGCTCTTGCAATTAATCCAAAAGTTAAAGCTATAGGAAAATACCCCATAAATATAGGAATTCCTTCTTTTATTCCTTGTTTAAAATTTTTTTTATTTTCAATATAAACCCCTGTCTCCATTTAATTCCCCCCATTAAAATCCCAACTAATGTTTTATTATTTAGATTATATTTTAAATAAATATTAATTTCTACATATATATTAACTTTTTATGTACATTGAATTTTATGAAATCATTTTCATTATCTAAGATACTGTATATTGTG from Clostridium sp. MB40-C1 includes these protein-coding regions:
- a CDS encoding AzlD domain-containing protein → MNKVLITILIAAIVTYLTRAVPLLLHKENKLNKFFDSFLKYIPYAALSGLLFPEILYSTGKMTTAVIGGAFASVLLLKKQNMIIVVVGTILLVYGLNLYL
- a CDS encoding argininosuccinate synthase gives rise to the protein MKDKVVLAYSGGLDTSIIIPWLKENYDLQVIACCVNVGQDEDLDGVEAKALKSGAEKAYVEDVTNEFVEEYIFKGLKANATYEGKYLLGTSFARPLIAKKLVEIAHKEGAKYICHGCTGKGNDQVRFEVGIASIDPSIQIIAPWRIWDIKSREDAIDYANANGIEVPVTKEKIYSRDRNIWHISHEGGDLENLKNEHKLDMYLMVTPPEQAKDEVTYVEIYFENGVPKKVDGKELTPVEIVQVLNKLGAENGIGVIDLLENRLVGMKSRGVYETPGGTILYEAHKELEHLTLDKDTFQFKQMISQKYGELVYNGLWFTKLKDSLDAFVDTTQQNVTGNVKLKLYKGNIMIAGMESPHALYDESISSFGASDLYDHKDAEGFIKLFGLPSKINAMINNK
- the argH gene encoding argininosuccinate lyase, with product MKLWGGRFKDSESKLMEDFNSSLSFDKKLYYEDITGSIAHVKMLTKCNILTKDECSTIVKGLQDILSDIEKGLLRIEGDYEDIHSFMEINLIKRVGDVGKKLHTARSRNDQVAVDMRLYSKKKANEVIEALKELLLTIKNLGEENPYIMPGYTHLQRAQVVTFKHHMMAYHNMFLRDEKRILNALDIMDESPLGCCALAGTTYNTDRELTAKELGFKKPVDNFMDGVSDRDYLLELLSCFSIIMVHLSRLSEEVILWSSKEFNFIQISDDFSTGSSIMPQKKNPDAAELIRGKSGRVYGDLMSLLTTMKGIPLAYNKDMQEDKEPFFDGIDTVLKCVKVMSGMLKGIKVKKDNMYKAVKKGFLNATEAADYLVNKGMAFRDAHGVIGAIVIYCEENDKAIEELDMEALKQFCTLFEEDIYEFIDYSNTLNRGIKKELL
- a CDS encoding AzlC family ABC transporter permease, coding for METGVYIENKKNFKQGIKEGIPIFMGYFPIALTFGLIARASGLNGGLAVAMAFTNFSGASQFIGVSMLAQGSGIGNIILTTFMINARYLLMSFCVANKLSSSIKKKIKGLLAFGLTDEVFVVSMTKDELEPSFMFGVQFISHIGWVGGTLTGVILANILPKSISSSIGIAIYIMFLGLLLPAIKGSMKIATVSIIAMIISSIIYWVPFLNKICGNWRIVITIVLASLIGAKFIPMEEGVCNE